A single region of the Arthrobacter sp. zg-Y20 genome encodes:
- a CDS encoding Trp biosynthesis-associated membrane protein has product MSTTDPAAPRTAPRWQRKGTVIMGAVLLAALAFGTTTRTWLNVALPATTVATPDVAVSGSDAATAVTAFAVVGVAAALAAAIAGRIGRWITAVILVVAGVGVAAASYRIISDPLQGAAGAIGKAIGVTSAQGTEVELTAMPYAALVIGILMALSGIWLALAGRHWTTSRRYAAAPAAAAGTDDAGSIPEPGTPGSGTPEIGSQAAQKQAAADNSAEPMDEIDGWDRLTRGEDPTDK; this is encoded by the coding sequence GTGAGCACCACCGACCCCGCAGCACCCCGCACCGCACCGCGCTGGCAGCGCAAGGGCACCGTCATCATGGGCGCCGTCCTGCTGGCTGCCCTGGCCTTCGGCACCACCACCCGCACCTGGCTGAACGTGGCCCTGCCGGCCACCACCGTGGCGACCCCCGACGTCGCGGTCTCCGGGTCCGACGCCGCCACCGCCGTCACGGCCTTCGCCGTGGTGGGTGTGGCAGCAGCGCTGGCCGCGGCCATCGCGGGCCGGATAGGACGCTGGATCACCGCCGTCATCCTGGTGGTGGCCGGGGTAGGCGTGGCAGCAGCCAGCTACCGGATCATCAGCGATCCGCTGCAGGGAGCCGCCGGGGCCATCGGCAAGGCCATCGGCGTCACCTCCGCCCAAGGGACCGAGGTGGAACTGACCGCCATGCCGTACGCCGCCCTGGTGATCGGCATCCTGATGGCCCTCTCCGGCATCTGGCTCGCCCTGGCCGGGCGGCACTGGACCACCTCGCGCCGCTACGCTGCGGCACCGGCTGCGGCGGCAGGCACGGACGACGCCGGCAGCATCCCGGAACCAGGCACCCCGGGATCAGGTACGCCGGAGATCGGCAGCCAGGCAGCCCAAAAGCAGGCAGCTGCGGACAACAGCGCCGAACCGATGGATGAAATCGACGGTTGGGACCGGCTCACCCGGGGCGAAGACCCCACTGATAAGTAG
- a CDS encoding HGxxPAAW family protein, producing the protein MSTNATDQHLDAGQENEGETHANIHDETIGHGNTPAAWTCVLIMIVGAAVSSVAYVMASYIGFFAGIAVMLVGLLVGFIMRKAGYGVNGSKLKNSSH; encoded by the coding sequence ATGAGCACAAACGCCACCGACCAGCACCTTGACGCCGGCCAGGAAAACGAAGGCGAAACCCACGCCAACATCCATGACGAGACCATTGGCCACGGCAACACCCCCGCTGCCTGGACCTGCGTCCTGATCATGATCGTGGGCGCCGCGGTTTCGTCCGTCGCCTACGTTATGGCCAGCTACATCGGCTTCTTCGCCGGCATCGCAGTTATGCTCGTAGGCCTGCTCGTGGGCTTCATCATGCGCAAGGCAGGCTACGGCGTCAACGGTTCGAAGCTGAAGAACAGCAGCCACTAA
- the trpC gene encoding indole-3-glycerol phosphate synthase TrpC encodes MSVLDVIIAGVREDLSERRQSVPFEELREQALGAPAALDAYAALGGTASPRSELRVIAEVKRSSPSKGTLADIADPAALAAAYERGGAAVISVLTEQRRFRGSLADLDAVRAAVGIPVLRKDFTVDEYQIWEARAHGADLVLLIVAALDDSQLRAFLDLTHELGMNALVETHTPEEVDRAVALGARLIGINVRNLKTLDVDRAVFAPLAAGIPAGPVVIAESGVRDAADVEHYAANGANAVLVGEALVKHASPAETIGEFTATGAKAIAARSWRSPGES; translated from the coding sequence GTGAGCGTTCTCGACGTCATCATTGCCGGCGTTCGGGAGGACCTCTCCGAACGCCGGCAAAGTGTCCCGTTCGAGGAGCTCCGCGAACAGGCACTGGGCGCCCCGGCAGCACTGGACGCGTACGCTGCCTTGGGCGGCACCGCCTCCCCGCGCAGCGAGCTGCGCGTGATTGCCGAGGTTAAGCGCAGCAGCCCCTCCAAGGGCACCCTGGCCGACATCGCCGATCCCGCCGCCCTCGCCGCAGCCTACGAGCGCGGCGGAGCGGCCGTGATCAGCGTGCTCACCGAGCAGCGCCGGTTCCGGGGATCGCTGGCAGACCTGGACGCCGTCCGCGCAGCTGTGGGCATTCCCGTGCTGCGCAAGGACTTCACCGTTGACGAATACCAGATCTGGGAAGCCCGCGCCCACGGCGCGGACCTGGTCCTGCTGATTGTCGCCGCGCTGGACGATTCCCAGCTGCGCGCCTTCCTGGATCTCACCCATGAACTGGGCATGAACGCCCTCGTGGAAACGCACACCCCGGAGGAAGTCGACCGGGCCGTGGCACTGGGTGCCCGCCTCATCGGCATCAACGTCCGCAACCTCAAGACCCTGGACGTAGACCGTGCCGTCTTCGCCCCGCTGGCCGCCGGTATTCCGGCCGGACCCGTAGTGATTGCCGAGTCCGGTGTACGCGACGCCGCCGACGTCGAGCATTATGCCGCCAATGGAGCCAATGCCGTGTTGGTGGGCGAGGCCCTGGTGAAGCATGCCTCACCGGCCGAAACCATCGGTGAATTCACCGCGACCGGTGCCAAGGCCATTGCCGCCCGCAGTTGGCGCAGCCCCGGTGAAAGCTGA
- the trpB gene encoding tryptophan synthase subunit beta translates to MIGKSEQAQAAGAAAETGTGSVTEAFLNGGVSSLRHASGPYFGEYGGRWMPESLIAALDELEDTFEKAKADPEFRAQIADLNKNYSGRPSLLTEAKRFSQHAGGVRIFLKREDLNHTGSHKINNVLGQALLAKRMGKTRVIAETGAGQHGVASATAAALLGLECVVYMGAEDTRRQALNVARMELLGAKVIPVTNGSQTLKDAINEALRDWVANVDNTHYLLGTAAGAHPFPAMVRYFHEVIGEEARAQMLEQAGRLPDAVCACIGGGSNAIGIFHGFLDDPEVKIYGFEAGGDGVETGRHAATITLGRPGVLHGARSYLMQDEDGQTTESHSISAGLDYPGVGPEHAYLHDIGRVSYEPITDAEAMEAFQLLCRTEGIIPAIESAHALAGAIKVGQRLAAEAGSDGNVSEKIVLVNLSGRGDKDVATAAEWFNLLDNESAEAEIGKEGEQL, encoded by the coding sequence ATGATCGGGAAGTCGGAACAGGCACAGGCAGCCGGTGCTGCCGCAGAAACCGGAACCGGAAGCGTCACTGAGGCCTTCCTCAACGGGGGAGTTTCCTCCCTGCGCCACGCCTCCGGTCCGTACTTCGGCGAATACGGCGGCCGATGGATGCCCGAATCCCTGATTGCTGCCCTGGACGAGCTGGAAGACACCTTCGAGAAGGCCAAGGCCGATCCGGAGTTCCGCGCCCAGATCGCGGACCTGAACAAGAACTACTCCGGGCGCCCGTCCCTGCTCACCGAGGCCAAGCGCTTCTCCCAGCACGCCGGGGGAGTGCGGATCTTCCTCAAGCGCGAAGACCTCAACCACACCGGCTCGCACAAGATCAACAACGTGCTCGGCCAGGCCCTGCTCGCCAAGCGGATGGGCAAGACCCGCGTTATTGCCGAAACCGGCGCCGGCCAGCACGGCGTGGCCAGTGCCACCGCGGCTGCCCTGCTCGGGCTGGAGTGCGTGGTCTACATGGGCGCGGAGGACACCCGCCGCCAGGCCCTTAACGTGGCCCGCATGGAACTGCTCGGCGCCAAGGTCATCCCCGTAACCAACGGCTCCCAGACGTTGAAGGACGCCATCAACGAAGCCCTGCGGGACTGGGTGGCCAACGTGGACAACACCCACTACCTGCTGGGCACCGCTGCCGGCGCGCACCCGTTCCCGGCCATGGTCCGGTACTTCCACGAAGTGATCGGCGAGGAAGCCCGCGCCCAGATGCTGGAGCAGGCCGGACGCCTGCCGGACGCCGTCTGCGCCTGCATCGGCGGCGGCTCCAACGCCATCGGCATCTTCCACGGCTTCCTGGATGACCCGGAAGTGAAGATCTACGGCTTCGAGGCAGGCGGCGACGGCGTCGAAACCGGCCGGCACGCAGCCACCATCACGCTGGGCCGCCCGGGCGTGCTGCACGGCGCCCGCTCCTACCTGATGCAGGATGAGGACGGCCAGACCACTGAGTCGCATTCCATCTCTGCCGGCCTGGACTACCCGGGTGTGGGACCTGAGCACGCCTACCTGCACGACATTGGCCGGGTCAGCTACGAACCGATCACCGATGCCGAGGCCATGGAGGCCTTCCAGCTGCTCTGCCGCACCGAAGGCATCATCCCCGCCATCGAGTCCGCGCACGCCCTGGCCGGCGCCATCAAGGTGGGCCAGCGCCTGGCCGCCGAGGCCGGCTCCGACGGAAATGTTTCCGAGAAGATTGTGCTGGTCAACCTCTCCGGCCGCGGCGACAAGGACGTGGCCACCGCCGCCGAATGGTTCAACCTGCTGGACAACGAGTCAGCCGAAGCCGAAATCGGCAAAGAAGGGGAACAGCTTTGA
- the trpA gene encoding tryptophan synthase subunit alpha: MSTEVQQSKAAAAIDRAAADGRAALIGYLPAGYPSVQETINAGIALAENGADLIEIGIPYSDPVMDGHVIQAATTQALAQGFRVAQVFDVVAGITAATDAAVLVMTYWNPVVRMGVDEFSRRLAEAGGAGLITPDLVPDEASEWFEASDKYGLDRVFLVAPSSTPARMKSTVAASRGFVYAVSIMGVTGARDSVSDAAQDVVSAARAAGAERVCVGLGVSRAEHVREIGAYADGVIVGTALVAALRDGGADAVADLTRELSTGTPKGNA, translated from the coding sequence TTGAGCACCGAGGTACAGCAGAGCAAGGCCGCCGCCGCAATTGACCGGGCGGCAGCTGACGGCCGCGCAGCGCTGATCGGTTACCTGCCCGCCGGCTATCCCAGCGTCCAGGAAACCATCAACGCGGGCATTGCCTTGGCCGAGAACGGTGCCGACCTCATTGAAATCGGCATCCCGTACTCCGATCCGGTCATGGACGGGCACGTGATCCAGGCCGCGACAACCCAGGCCCTGGCCCAGGGATTCCGCGTGGCGCAGGTGTTCGACGTCGTCGCCGGCATCACCGCGGCCACCGACGCCGCCGTGCTGGTGATGACCTACTGGAACCCCGTGGTCCGGATGGGCGTGGACGAGTTCTCCCGCCGCCTGGCCGAAGCCGGGGGAGCAGGGCTCATCACACCGGACCTGGTCCCGGATGAAGCCAGCGAATGGTTCGAAGCCTCGGACAAGTACGGACTGGACCGCGTGTTCCTCGTGGCGCCGTCCTCCACACCGGCCCGGATGAAGAGCACCGTTGCCGCCAGCCGCGGGTTTGTCTATGCGGTGTCCATCATGGGCGTCACCGGCGCCCGGGACAGTGTCAGTGACGCCGCGCAGGACGTGGTCAGCGCGGCCCGAGCCGCCGGTGCCGAACGGGTGTGCGTGGGCCTGGGTGTATCCCGCGCCGAGCATGTCCGCGAGATCGGCGCCTACGCCGACGGCGTTATTGTGGGCACGGCCCTGGTGGCCGCCCTGCGCGACGGCGGTGCCGACGCCGTCGCAGACCTGACCCGTGAGCTCAGTACCGGTACCCCGAAGGGCAACGCATGA